CCTACCAAGCCAAGGTAGCCGTAGGAGCTGTGGTCATAAACAGAGTACAGAGCGGCTTATGGGCAAACAGCATCCGGGAGGTAATCTACCAGAATATCAATGGATCTTATCAATTTACTCCTGTAGTAAACGGATGGATTGACCGCCCCGCTGAGCCGGAATCCATTCAGGCAGCAAAAGAGGCTATAGCGGGAGCCGATCCCACCAAGGGGGCGCAGTTCTATTATGATGACTCCGCCACCAATGCGTGGATCCTATCCAAAACTGTTGCCGTTCAAATCGGCCATATGATCTATGCGTATTAAGCTTATGCGTATCGAATAATCTGCTACGGAAGCAAAGGCCCTCTCATTTCTTACTAATGAGAGGGCCTTTGACTGCCGCCTATCAATAGACCGGAGCCATTATATTTGACAGCTCGCCTCTAAGCCCAGTAAAGCCCCAAATCTTTGGCATGCTGTTATAAAGCAGATAAGTGCCAGCAGCTCCGAAAGCTCACTGTCTGTAAATGTTTCCTTAAGCGGCCTGAATTCATCCGGGCTGATATGGGTTTTTTGGCCGGACAGATTTGCCGCATAAGCGGCTAATTGTGTCTGCAAATCCGTTATGCTTTCCGACGGTGCTCCCTTTGCCTTGCAATATTCACAGCCGTTATTAAAGGCCAGAGTGCGCCGCACCTCCTCTTTTAATTCTGCTGAAAAGGTCTCACTGGAAAAAATACAGTCTTCCAGGGATACCCACTTATCCAATATGTCCTTATTATGTCCTAATAGTTGCTGAAACGGTGTCAGCCCATTCTGTGAAAAAGAAATACCTGCCATAAATCGTCCTCCTTCAATCATTTGTTTTGTTGACAGATTTATTATATCAAGTATATAATGAAAATTGTATTTCGTATAAAACAATATTATTATGTTTTATGTTTCTATTGATATATATTTTTAAGAAAGGCATTTCAAATGAAAGTTGATGAAATTGATGTGCGGATTTTGAAAGAATTACAGACAGACAGCCGAATCTCCATAAGAGAACTATCAAAGCGAGTAAATCTTTCCCCGCCTTCCGTTACCGAAAGGGTGAGAAGGCTTGAGGACAACCACATTATTGAAGGATATACCATCCTTTTAAACAAAAAGGAGCTTGGCTTCGTCATTGATTGTATCGTCGAAGTCACCATGAAGGATGGGCAGCATGAGAGATTTAAAAATTTTATTAAGAATTATAAGCACAGTGAATGGTGCTATAGGATTGCAGGAGCTGCGTGCTTTATAGTCAAATTGTCCGTTGCTTCGTTAGGGGATATTGAGCAGTTCATAAATGCCATATCCCCCTACGCCTTAACGGAGACCTCCATCGTTTTTTCAAAAGTGGAGGTCAATAATGCAATAGACAAGTTCTTATAACGATCTGAGATACGAATGCTACCCGCTGATTTCTTCTAAGGACTTTCCCATGGTCTCCTTTCCGAAAATACCTGCCACGACGGCTACGGCAGCAAATACTCCGGTGAGTAAAATAAAAATATAGGTATATCCCCTTTCGTTTCCATAAGTATCATATATCACCGGTACGATAAGCGGAGCGATAAACGCACCGATTCGTCCAAACGCCGCCGCCCATCCGGCACCGCTGGCTCTGGCCGCGGTCGGATAAACCTCCGGTGTATAGGTATATACACATCCCCAAGCTCCCAAGCTAAAGAAATAGAGCATACAGCCGTAGATCAGAACAAGAGCGGCGGAGTCTGCATGTCCGAAAAGCCACGCCGCTAAGGCGGTTCCCGCAAAGTAAATCGTCAGTACCTTTTTTCGTCCGATCTTTTCCACAAAATATGCCGCGCTGAAATACCCTGGCAGCTGAGCCAAACACATGATCAGGGTAAATTCAAAGCTCTTGACCAGCTCAAACCCCTGTGCCATCAACAGAGACGGAGTCCACAGTACAAAACCATAATACCCGAAATTTATACCGATCCAAATCGTCCAGAGCACCACCGTGGTCTTTATATATTTTTTTGACCACAGCTCTCCCAAAGACGGGCTTTTTTTCAGCTGCCGTTCCTGTAAGGCTTCGCCGTCCCGGTGAGATTTCCATGTCTGCTCGGATAGTCCTTCACACTCTGCCTGTTCCGATAAAGCTTCTCTGCCGGCCTGTTTTTCCATGATTCGAACTAAATGCTCTGCTTCTTCATATCGGCCTGCTTCTTCCAGATATCTGGGGGATTCCGGCACCGCTTTTCTTAAATAAGCCGCAAACAAGGCCGGTACAGCTCCTGCCCAAAACGCTATGCGCCAGCCATAGACCGGTATCAGCAGGTACGCGACCAATGCTGCCAGAATCCACCCCCAAGCCCAAAAGCTTTCCAGAATAATAACATTACGCCCGCGGATTTTCTTTGGTGAATACTCACTGACTAAGGTAGATGCCGCAGGTAATTCGCCTCCCAATCCAAATCCTGTGCAGAATCTCAGGACCAGCAGCATGGGATAGTTTACGGCAAATCCGGCTAATCCGCTTGCCACACCATATAGGACCAGTGTGTACATGACAATATTTTTTCTGCCCCACTTATCCGCAGCCATACCCGATAATGCCGCTCCTAAAATCATGCCCAGCATTCCTGAGCTTCCCAATAATCCGATCTGACCGGTGCTCAGATTCCAATCTGTTCCGATAGCCGCCATGACCCCTGATACCATTCCCTGATCCATGGCATCAAACATCCAGCCAAGCCCGGTTAAAAACAAAATTTTTTTCAGCATAGGGGTTGACGGCAGCCTGTCAATCCGATTGGTAAGCTTTGCAATCTGTTCCATAAAAATCGCTCCTTTTTATCAATGTAAATTTACATAAATATATATGTGTCTTGTCATATTGGACAGTTTATCACAGGACTGCAAAACAATCAAGAAAATATTTACAGGCAATAAAAAAAACTGCCGGCAAGTAACCCGCCGACAGAAAGAGTTTTTATTTTTTAGTGGTCTATCCTTTATGAATTAAATCGCTGCCGTAATGGGAATCAAAAAAAGTCTTGGAGTACTTTTCCAGCTTCCATTCCGGTACACGGCAATCCGTACAGGGCTTTTCCGCCCACTTATTCCGAAGCCACCTTGCGGCTCTGGAATTTCTCGAATTGTAGACTTGAAAGGTCTTGCCGCAGTGGGTGGTAATCGTCGCATATTCTCCGTGCAGCTCTATATTTTTAATGCCATGAAGCACGCCGTTTCTGGAGGGCCACAGTTTCATTTTATTCAGCAGAACAAACAGTTCGATGTTTTTTCTATAATATCTCTTCTTACTATCTGACATCCTATAC
This region of Aminipila luticellarii genomic DNA includes:
- a CDS encoding carboxymuconolactone decarboxylase family protein, yielding MAGISFSQNGLTPFQQLLGHNKDILDKWVSLEDCIFSSETFSAELKEEVRRTLAFNNGCEYCKAKGAPSESITDLQTQLAAYAANLSGQKTHISPDEFRPLKETFTDSELSELLALICFITACQRFGALLGLEASCQI
- a CDS encoding Lrp/AsnC family transcriptional regulator → MKVDEIDVRILKELQTDSRISIRELSKRVNLSPPSVTERVRRLEDNHIIEGYTILLNKKELGFVIDCIVEVTMKDGQHERFKNFIKNYKHSEWCYRIAGAACFIVKLSVASLGDIEQFINAISPYALTETSIVFSKVEVNNAIDKFL
- a CDS encoding MFS transporter translates to MEQIAKLTNRIDRLPSTPMLKKILFLTGLGWMFDAMDQGMVSGVMAAIGTDWNLSTGQIGLLGSSGMLGMILGAALSGMAADKWGRKNIVMYTLVLYGVASGLAGFAVNYPMLLVLRFCTGFGLGGELPAASTLVSEYSPKKIRGRNVIILESFWAWGWILAALVAYLLIPVYGWRIAFWAGAVPALFAAYLRKAVPESPRYLEEAGRYEEAEHLVRIMEKQAGREALSEQAECEGLSEQTWKSHRDGEALQERQLKKSPSLGELWSKKYIKTTVVLWTIWIGINFGYYGFVLWTPSLLMAQGFELVKSFEFTLIMCLAQLPGYFSAAYFVEKIGRKKVLTIYFAGTALAAWLFGHADSAALVLIYGCMLYFFSLGAWGCVYTYTPEVYPTAARASGAGWAAAFGRIGAFIAPLIVPVIYDTYGNERGYTYIFILLTGVFAAVAVVAGIFGKETMGKSLEEISG
- the pylSn gene encoding pyrrolysine--tRNA(Pyl) ligase small subunit; the encoded protein is MAEYHKKLPFHTWGVDRMDHMDSKSMKPGETPGHLAIIKKKWRSYRMLGDRRKGRLYRMSDSKKRYYRKNIELFVLLNKMKLWPSRNGVLHGIKNIELHGEYATITTHCGKTFQVYNSRNSRAARWLRNKWAEKPCTDCRVPEWKLEKYSKTFFDSHYGSDLIHKG